From one Musa acuminata AAA Group cultivar baxijiao chromosome BXJ2-6, Cavendish_Baxijiao_AAA, whole genome shotgun sequence genomic stretch:
- the LOC103988944 gene encoding uncharacterized protein LOC103988944 has protein sequence MAAKSSKVLLDQPSKPSFPESLLVGGEQPSRVTRGRKSPAAAAAASVIGGSEPKPLTAAVPQSQFLKKVKDFLGVMAEANEKLEHEVQSSSRPDHDVEVLSGNEKEYIEMDLLLGVADLRTAEAVAAAEATMCGFRPSATSGSSSSSSSSDTDDDSDEDEASRRSDERSKRPKIVVLDPSTD, from the coding sequence ATGGCGGCGAAGAGCAGCAAAGTGCTCCTGGATCAGCCGTCAAAGCCCTCCTTCCCCGAAAGCCTTCTCGTGGGCGGCGAGCAACCCTCGCGCGTAACCCGAGGCCGCAAATccccagccgccgccgccgccgcctccgtgaTCGGCGGTTCGGAACCGAAACCTCTCACCGCCGCTGTTCCCCAGAGCCAATTTCTGAAAAAGGTGAAGGACTTCCTAGGAGTGATGGCGGAGGCCAACGAGAAGCTGGAGCACGAGGTGCAGTCGAGCTCCCGCCCGGACCACGACGTGGAAGTGCTCAGTGGGAACGAGAAGGAGTACATCGAGATGGACTTGCTCCTTGGCGTCGCCGACCTTCGCACCGCCGAAGCCGTGGCAGCGGCGGAGGCCACCATGTGCGGCTTTCGGCCGTCCGCAACCTccggtagcagcagcagcagcagctcatcTGACACAGACGATGACAGCGATGAAGACGAAGCGTCTCGTCGAAGCGACGAGCGGAGCAAGCGACCGAAGATTGTTGTGCTGGACCcatcaacggattaa